The Pseudomonadota bacterium genome includes a region encoding these proteins:
- a CDS encoding shikimate kinase produces MGSGKTTVGRHLADRLGMAFIDLDHALQKRCGVEVAVIFDIEGEAGFRRRESDLLDELSQRDSLVLATGGGSVLDPDNCRRLSERGLVVFLETSVNQQIRRLERDRQRPLLQAPDRRRRLTELADQRNPIYRRVADLTVRSANVPPPAMAEIVERAIHDHCREVHSS; encoded by the coding sequence ATGGGCTCAGGCAAGACCACGGTGGGGCGGCATCTGGCCGATCGGCTCGGCATGGCCTTCATCGACCTGGATCATGCCCTGCAGAAACGCTGCGGTGTCGAGGTGGCGGTCATCTTCGACATCGAGGGCGAAGCCGGCTTTCGCAGGCGCGAAAGTGACCTGCTCGACGAGCTCAGTCAGCGCGATTCGCTGGTGCTGGCAACCGGCGGCGGCAGCGTGCTTGACCCGGACAATTGCCGGCGGCTGAGCGAGCGCGGACTGGTGGTCTTTCTTGAAACCAGCGTTAATCAACAGATTCGGCGGCTTGAGCGTGACCGCCAGCGGCCCCTGCTACAGGCTCCGGACCGACGGCGTCGACTGACCGAACTGGCCGATCAGCGCAACCCGATCTATCGTCGCGTGGCCGATCTGACGGTGCGCTCGGCCAACGTCCCGCCCCCGGCCATGGCCGAGATCGTCGAACGCGCGATTCACGACCACTGCCGTGAGGTGCACAGCTCATGA